TTGGACCCGATGACTGGACCAGTGGCACCCGCGCTGACGGTACGGTTCGACGGGTCCCAACGGACCTTCGCCGCGGGCAATGATGTGGTGATCGGTCGCGACCTGCGTGCTGACGTGCGCATCGCGCATCCCCTGATCTCGCGGGCGCACCTTGTCCTGCGCATCGACCGGGGACGCTGGCAGGCGATCGACAACGGCTCGCTCAACGGCATGTACGTACACGGCCGCCGGGTCCCGGCCGTCGACATCGCCGACGGCATGACGATCAACATCGGCAACCCCGACGGCCCCCTGCTCAGTTTCGAGTTGGGCCGCAACACCGGCTCGGTGGGCACGCCCCCGCCGACGGCCGCGGTGCCGGTGACGCGCCCACCGTTGGCCACCGGGCCGGGCGGCTACCCGAGCCAGCCCAGCGGGCCGATGTACCCGACCGGCGGCGCCGCCTACCGGACCGGCGCACCGCCGAGCACTCCCCCGCCGCGGCCGCCGTATCCGACCGGGCCGGGCGCGCAGTCCGGCTACCAGTCGCCGCCCTCGCAGCCCGTCTACCCGACCAGCGGCACCTACCCGACCGGATATCCGCCCAGCGCGTCGCAGCCGGTGCGCGAGCAGCCGCAGCCCGCGAACCTGCCCACCCAGATGGGGCCGGCCGCGGCCGCGCCCAAGTCCGCCGACGGCAACCTCGCCACCAGCATGCTCAAGATCCTGCGGCCGGGCCGGGCGCCGGAGGTGCCCGCGGGCGGGATCAAGATCGGTCGCGCCACCGACAACGACATCGTCATCCCCGACGTGCTGGCCTCCCGCCACCACGCCACCCTGGTCCCGGGTGCGGGCGGCACGCAGATCGTCGACAACCGCAGCATCAACGGCACGTTCGTCAACGGTCAGCGGGTCGACTCGGCGGTGTTGAACGACGGTGACGTCGTCACCATCGGCAACGTCGACCTCGTCTTCACCGGCGGCACCCTGGCGCGGCGCTCGGAGACCGAGGCCGCCACCCGCACCGGCGGACTCGAGGTCCGCGGCCTGACCTGGACCATCGAGAACAACAAGACGCTGCTGAACAACATCTCGATCGACGCGCGCCCCGGCACGCTGACCGCGGTGATCGGGCCGTCGGGCGCGGGCAAGTCGACCTTCGCCAAGCAGGTGGCGGGCCTGACCCATCCCACCAGCGGGACCGTCACCTTCGAGGGTCACGACATCCACGCCGACTACGCCTCGCTGCGCTCCCGGATCGGCATGGTCCCGCAGGACGACGTCGTGCACGGACAGCTGACCGTCGACCAGGCCCTGATGTACGCCGCGGAACTGCGGCTGCCGCCGGACACCACCGAGGCCGACCGCGCCCAGGTCGTCACGCAGGTGCTCGAAGAACTCGAGATGACCCAGCACCGCCAGACCCGGGTGGACAAGCTGTCCGGCGGTCAGCGCAAGCGCGCATCCGTGGCCCTCGAATTGCTCACCGGCCCATCGCTGTTGATTCTCGACGAGCCGACCTCGGGCCTGGACCCGGCGCTGGACCGTCAGGTCATGACCATGCTGCGCCAACTGGCCGACGCCGGCCGCGTGGTGCTGGTGGTCACCCACTCCCTGACCTATCTCGATGTCTGTGATCAGGTGCTGCTGCTCGCACCCGGCGGCAAGACCGCGTTCTACGGCCCGCCGAGTCAGATCGGACCCGAACTCGGGACCACCAACTGGGCCGACATCTTCTCCACGGTGGCCGGCGATCCCGACGCGGCCCATCATCGCTACCAGCAACGCACCGGTCCGACGCCGGCGCAACCGGCGGCGGCGACGCCCACCGATCTGGGCGCACCGGCGAAGACGAGTCTGCTGCGGCAGTTCTCCACGATCGCCCGTAGACAGATGCGGCTGATCATCGCCGACCGCGGATATTTCGCCTTCCTGGCGTTGCTGCCGTTCATCATGGGCGTGCTGTCGCTGTCGGTGCCCGGCGACGTCGGCTTCGGGATACCGGACCCGATGGGTGATGCGCCCAACGAGCCGGGCCAGATCCTGGTGTTGCTCAACGTGGGCGCCATCTTCATGGGCACCGCGCTCACCATTCGCGACCTCATCGGTGAACGTGCCATCTTCCGCCGCGAGCAGGCGGTCGGATTGTCCACCACCGCCTACCTTTTGGCCAAGGTCTGCGTGTACGCGGTGTTCGCCATCGTGCAGTCGACGATCGTCACCGCCATCACGATCATGGGCAAGGGCGCGCCGACCCAGGGGTCCATCGGCCTCGGCAATCCCACGCTGGATCTGTTCGTGGTGATGGGCGCGACCACGGTGACCTCGGCCATGGTGGGTCTGGCGCTCTCGGCGCTGGCCCGCACCAGCGAGCAGATCATGCCGCTGCTGGTGGTCGCGGTGATGAGCCAGCTGGTGTTCTCCGGCGGGATGATCCCGGTCACCGACCGGCTGGTCCTCGATCAGCTGTCCTGGGTGACCCCGGCCCGGTGGGGCTTCGCGGCCTCGGCGTCGACGGTGGACCTGATCCATCTGGTGCCCGGCCCGCTGACGCCCAAGGACGCGCTGTGGGAGCACAACTCGTCGACCTGGTTCTTCGACATGGCCATGCTGGCCCTGCTCAGCCTGGCTTACATGGCGTTCGTGCGGTGGAAGATCCGGCTCAAGGCCTGATCCGCAGAGCCCACCCGCCCAGAGTTGGGTTGTTGCACCCGTTTCGCGATCACCCCCCGCGAACATGCAACGCTCGGCGAGGCCGCTGCTTGACATCAAGCATTGTTGAGGTTCGACACTGGCCCGGATGAACACAACGGACGAGCAACACATCAGGGACCTCATCGCCGCGACCACCGAGCTATGGATCGCACACGACATGCCGGGCTGGGGTCGGCACTTCACCGAAGACGCAGACTTTGTCAGCCACGCCGGCCAGTGGTGGACGTCGCGCCACGACAACGTCGAAGGTCACCTCGACATCCCCGACAGCGTCGTCCCGCAGAAGCGCAATTACGTACAACGGGTCGAGTCCATCGCCGAAGTGGCAGCCGGGGTGGCGTTGGTACACACCCGTTGGGACTGGCCGGACCATCGCTCCCCCGGCTCAGAGGCGCAGGACCGGGCCGGCATCATCAGCTACGTCGTCGTGCGCAGGGACGACCGCTGGCGGATCCGGGCAGCCCACAACACCAGGATCAGCTAGTCCCCGCACATCCCACGCCGAGAGTTCGCCTGTTGTATGCGTTTCCCGAGTAGCCCCGCGGACAGGTCAGCTCTCGGCGAGGGTCAGCCCGTGGGCCGCCGCGAAGGCCAGCGCCTGCGGCACGTCGATCTTGGCCCCGCGCAGACCCGCGGTGGTCCACAACGTCGGATCGATCCGGGCCCCGCGCAGGTCGGCCTCGTCCAGGCGCGTCCCCTGGGTGCGCACACCGGACAGGTCCGCCCCGCGCAGCACGGCCTTGCGCAGGTCGGCGTCCACCAGGGAGGCCTCCCGGAGCCGGCAGCCGGACAGGTCCACGCCGCGCAGGTCGGCCCCGCCCAGCACGGCCAGGGAGAAATCGACCTCGTCGAAGGTCGCCGGCCGCAGCCGGCAGTTCAGGAACACCGAACCCATCATGCTGCAGTTGCGAAACGTGCTGTGCCACAGGGTTGCCCGCTCAAAGCGACAGTTCCGGAACGCGGAGCCGGCGTGCGTCGACTCGGACAGGTTCACCCCGCTGAAGTCGCAGCTGTCGAACACCACCCGCTCGGTGCTCAGGCCGGCGAGATCCTCGTCCCGGAAGTCCTGCTCACTGAACTCCCGGTCGGCCCAGATCACCCGGTGGCCGTCAGCGATTCCAGCGCGTACTCGCTGACGGCGATCAGCGCGTTCTTCGCCGAGGTGCGGTCGCGGGCGTCCACCGTGATCACCGGCACCCGCTCCGAGAGCGCCAACGCCTCCCGCACCTCCTCCACGGGGAAGCGTTGGGAGCCCTCGAACTCGTTGACCGCGATGATGAACGGGATCTTGCGGTTCTCGAAGAAGTCGATGGGGGCAAAGCTGTCCTCCAGCCGGCGGGTGTCCACCAGCACGATCGCGCCGATGGCGCCGTGCACCAGGTCATCCCACATGAACCAGAACCGGCGCTGCCCGGGTGTGCCGAACAGATACAGCACCAGGTCTTCGTCCAGCGTGATGCGGCCGAAGTCCATGGCCACGGTGGTGGTGGCCTTGCTCGGCGTGGCCTCCAGCCCGTCGACGCCGGCCGACGCGGTGGTCACCATCGCCTCGGTGCGCAGCGGCATGATCTCGGAAACCGAGCCCACGAAGGTGGTCTTACCGACGCCGAACCCGCCCGCGATGACGATCTTGGTCGATACAGCATCACGCCTCTCAGAGTGCGCGTAGCCCACGGAGGGTCCTTCCTATCAATTCGCGTCGTTCGTCGTATGTCGAGCGGTCGGTCAGAGTGGCGTGAACTTGAAGATAGCCCGAGGTCACCAGATCGCCGACGAGGACACGGGCCACCCCGAGCGGAACATCCAACAACGCTGAGATCTCCGCCACTGACGGGCTTTTGGTGCACAGCGTCACAATCCGACCGCGCATGTCGTTGGGCGGCCAGCGGTGGTGCAGCGCCGACTCCAGCGTGCGGATCGGCGCCTCCAGCGACAGTTCCACCGAGGTCTCGGTGCGGCCCGCGGTCAGCATGTACGGCCGCACGAGGCTCGCCTCGCGCGCCGGCACCGACCGTTCGAACATATTCATTCCAGTCTCGATCACATGCGCTGGGGCGCACGGCGGCGAGTGGACTGCACCGTGGCGCCCACCCGTTCCACCAGAATCGCCATCTCGTAACCAACTTGGCCGATATCACAGGACTTGGACGCCAGGGTCGCGAGTTGACTGCCGTCGCCGACCTGCATGATCAGCACGTACCCGTGATCCATCTCCACCACCGACTGCAGCACCCGCCCGCCGTCGAAAAGCTGTGCGGCACCGGCCGACAGGCTGGCCAGGCCGGAGGTGACGGCGGCGAGTTGATCGGCCCGCTCGGGTGGTAGATGCTCGCTGGCTGCGATCAGCAGACCGTCGACCGACACCAGGACGGCGTGGGCGACGCCGGGCACGTCACGCGCGAACTTCGAGACCAACCAATCCAGCGGGTTCTCATGCTGTGAACCTTGCGGGTAAGTCATTGCTCATCGAGTCCTTGAGTTGTGTTGCGGGCGTGCGAGCGTGCGGCGCGCACACCGCCGAAATGATTGCTCATCGAGGCGCGGATCGCCTGCGGATCGCGCCCCGGGTGACTGTCGTTCGATTCTGCGTCGGCCTTGCTGTCCTCTGCTTCCTCCTGCGCCTGGTCGGCCTGCCCGGGCGGGGTGGCACCACCGGGGATCAGCCGGGCGCCGGGCGCACGCACCGGCAGACCTTGCCCGGTGCGCTTTTCGATCGGCACGTTCTCGGCATCGGCGGCCGCCGCCCAGCCGTTGTCCCACACCGACTTCCAGTCCTGGGGCACCGCCAGCTGCTGCACCTCGGCCGGATCGAGCCATTCCGAGACCATGTTCTGATAGATCAGGTCCACCGATCCCACCGGGATCGGCCCCGTGACCGGGGCCATCTCGTCGGCCAACCGATCCATGTCGGACAGGTCGATCGAGCCCGTACCGGCGGTGTCTTCGGCCTCTCGGGCCCCTTCGACCTCCGGGGCCTCCACAGCCTCGGGGACGTCCCCAGCCTCGTCGGCCGCCGGAGCCGCTGCCTCCTGCGCCGGTGCCACGTCGTCGGCGGCGTCGGCCTCCGGCCCGTCGGCGGCGACGGGCTCCTCGGATTCCGTGTCGTCGACGATCAGTTCCGGCGCGTCCTCGTCGAGGTCGTCGTCGAGGACCTCCTCGAGCGCCTCGTCCAGCGCCTCCGGTTCCGGCGGCGGCTGCTGCCGGGCCCGCCGCCGCGAGGCGAAAAAGCCCGCGGTGTTGGACGGGGCCTCGACCGGTGCCGGCTCGGGTGAGTCGGACGCGCTGGTCCACCACTCCTCGGCCGGGCGGGCCGGCTGGTCCGCCCCGACCTCGGTGAACAGGTGGTCGCGGGGCGTGGCGATGGCGCTGGAACCGGGAGTGCGCCGCGGCAACACCGACACCGACGCCTCCCCGTCCGCCGGTTCGCTGTCGGGTTCGTAGCGGATGTCGAAGTCGTCGTCCGGCGCCGGTTCGGCCGCCGCGGCCGGCTCGGTGACGGGCTCGGGCACCTCGGGTTCGACGGCCTCCGGCACCTCCGGCTCGACGGCCTCCGGCACCTCCGGCGCGATGGCCTCGGCCTGCACCGCCACGGCGGGCTGGTCCTCGGGGTCGGCGAACGCGCCGAAGTCGGCGAACGGCGCGGGTTCGGTGGCCCGGGGCGCCGGGGCGTAGCCGTCGAGCAGTTCGGGCGGCAGATACACCTGCGCGATGGTTCCCGTGCCGGTGGCGCCCGGCAGCAACCGCACCGTCATGCCGTGCTGGCGCGCCAGCCGGCCGACCACGAACAGGCCCATGTGCCGGGTGTTGTCGGGGGTCACCTCGCCGCCGGCGTTGAGCCGCATGTTCGCGATGCGCAGGTCGGCGTCGGTCATGCCGAGCCCGGCGTCGTTGATGTCGATCAGGACACCGGAATCGCTGGTCTGCACGGCGGTCACCCGCACCCGCGACGTCGGCGGCGAGTACTGCAGCGCGTTGTCGATCAGTTCGGCGAGCAGGTGCACCGAATCGCCCGCCGCGGCGGCGATCACCGAGCAGTCCGGCACCATCCCGGTCTCGACCCGCTGATAGTCCTCGACCTCGCTGGCCGCGGCGTTGATCAGGGAGTTCAGCGGGACCGGCTGCCCCTGTTCCCGGCCGACCTGCGCGCCGGCGAGCACCAGCAGGTTGGCGCCATTGCGCCGCATCCGGGTGGCGAGGTGGTCGAGCCGGAACAGGCTGTCGAGCCGCTCCGGGTCTTCCTCGTTGCGCTCCAGGCGGTCGATCAGCGACAGCTGCTGGTCCACCAGCGTCTTGTTGCGCCGCGACAACGTCTCGAACATGTCGTTGACCATCACCCGTAGCCGCGCCTCGTCGCCGGCCAGCAGCAGCGCCTGGGTGTGCAGTTCGTCGACGGCGTGGGCGAGCTGGCCCACTTCCTCGGTCGTGTAGATGGGCAGCGGGTCGGGCTCGCGCTCGTCACCGGCCTTGACCCGCTCGACCCCGGCGGCGAGATCCTCGTGCGCGATCTTGAGTGCACCGTCGCGCAGCGTGCGCAGGGGGCGGATCAACGACCGCGCCACCCACCACACGATGAGCAGCGCGACCAGGATGGCGGCGACCACCAGGACCGCATCGCGGATCGCGTCGTTGCGCTGTGCGTCGGCGGCCCCGTCGACCGTGGCGATCATGGCGGGCGTGACGTTGTCGATCACGTCCCGGGCGATCGCGTCGGTGGCGTCCAGCGAGGTGAGCATCGTCTGGCTGCCGACCACCGGCACCGCCGGATCGGCCATCATCGACAGCCGCAGCACCATCTGACGGCGCAACTCCGCGGCCTCTTCGGAGTTGTTGCCCAGCAGCGCGGACACCCCGGTGACGTTGGACGGTTCGGTCCCGGCCAGCGCGATCATCGAGGACCGCACGTAGGGCTCGGGCAGTTCGGCTCCGCGTTGGACCAGCAGGCGCTGGATCATCATCTGCCCGTGCGTGCCGACCGCACGCGCCAACCCGTCGGCCTGGCGGCGCACCGCGGCGTCCTCGACGCCCACCGACCCGGTGATCGCGGTCTCGGAGCTCAGCAGCAGCGGCGCGAAATCGGTGACCCGTCCCGGTAGCTCGGCGGGACTGGGCCCGGCGTTGGCGACCAGTTCCTGGCCCTGCTCGGTCAGCGTGGTGACGGCCTGGCGGACCTCGTCGCTGATGTCGTCGTCGGTCTGGGCCAGCAGTTCCGCGCGGCGGGCCTCGAAGTTGGCCTGGACTTCCTCGGAGGCCGCCATCGACGGGACCGTGAACAGCGCCTCCTCCAGCGCGCTCATGTAGTCGATGATGGCGGGCACCAATTCCGCGCGGTCAGCGGCCAAGCGCAGGTCGCGGGCCTCGGTGAAGCTGGAGTAGATGCGGAATCCGCCGAACACCGCTGCCAGCAGCAGCGGCAGCAACGCGATGGCGAAGACCTTCCAGCGCACCGGCCAGTTCTGCGGCGAGAAGCGGCCGGGCCGTTTCGCCGGCGCCGCCTCGGTGGACGGCTCCGCCTCCGCCGCGAAGGGGTCGGCGGGCAGCGCGTCAAGATCTGACCCCAGGGGTTCGTTGAACGCCGGGGGCTTGTCGAACATGGTCACCGGGCAGCGCCCCCCGCCGATGCCGGGCTCGCCCCACTCGCGATCGCACCGCTGTTATTCAGTGTTTCCGCCTTCATCCGACTTCCCGCTCATTTCGACCCGGGCACGGTGTTGGCGGCCGGGCGTAATTCGCATGGCAATTGCAGAAGTATGACAGTCCCCAGCAGGGTGTTCCAACGTTCTCACCGAACGGAGCGGCCACGACGGCCCTGGTAGACAATGTCGGGCAAACTCGCAACAGCACCGAAGGGAAGCCGTCCAATGTTCGCGTTGCTGTTCTACTCGCCGCGCATTGCGCCCAATACCGGCAACGCGATCCGGATGGTCTCCGGCACCGGCGCCGATCTGCATTTGGTCGAGCCTTTGGGCTTTGACCTGTCCGAACCCAAGCTGCGGCGCGCCGGACTGGACTACCACGACTTGGCGTCGGTGTCGGTCCACGCATCGCTGGCGGCGGCTTGGGACGTGCTGATGCCGGCGCGGGTGTACGCATTCACGGCGCATGCCGAGACGTCTTTCGCCGACATTAGCTACCGTTCTGGCGACGTGCTGATGTTCGGCCCGGAACCCACCGGGTTGGACGCGCAGACCCTTGCCGATCCGCACATCACCGCTACGGTGCGCATCCCCATGCTGGCCGGACGACGGTCGATGAACCTGTCCAACGCCGCCGCCGTTGCGGTTTACGAAGCGTGGCGGCAGAACGGCTTCGCCGGCGCCGAGTAGCCCCGGCGCCGGGCGCTCACCAGCTGTCCCAGTGCGTCAACTGCTCGGCCGGCAGCCGCTGGGCGCGCTTGAACTCGGTGCCCTTGGTATAGGCGATGGGGAACAGTCCCCCTTGCGCGTACTGGTCGAACGGAATCCCCAGGAGCTCGGCGGCCTGCTTCTCCCCGTCGCCGATCAGGTGCAGCGTGGTCCACGCCGAGCCCAGACCCCGCGAACGCAACGCCAGCATGAAGCTCCACACCGCGGGCAGCAGGGAGCCCCAGAACGGCGCGCTCATCCCGGCCGGCGCCCCGTCGGGTCGGCCCTCCAGGCACGGGATCATCAGCACCGGCGCCTTCTCGAAGTTCTCGTTGAGGTACTTGGCCGAGCTCTGCACGGCGTCGAGTTGTTGGTCCCGGATGTCCCCGCGCTCGGGCTTGGGCAGGTCCAGGTAGGGGGTCGCGTTGCTGCGGTAGATGTCGGCGAGCGCCTTCTTCTTCGCCGCGTCCTCGACGAACACCCACTGCCAGCCCTGCGCGTTGGAGCCGGTGGGCGCCTGCAGCGCCAGCTCCAGGCACTCCATGATCACGTCGCGGGGTACGGGCTTGTCGAAGTCGAGCCGCTTACGGACCGAGCGCGTGGTGGTCAGGACTTCGTCGAAGGACAGGTTCAGGGACATGCTTCCGAGACTAATGGCTGCGGGGTCAGCCGAACCGGGAGTAACACAGTTCGAGGTCGCCGAGCAGCCCGGAGCGATAGGCCACGATCCGGGTGAAACCGGCCGGCACCGTGGCACCGGTGACGTTGCTCGCCGCGATCCCGTTGACCAACAGGCCGGCCACCGCCTCGTCGACGTCACCGGCGCTGAGCACCAACTGCCGGCCCGGCACCCGCTCGGCCATCGCCTGCTGGGCGAAGCCGGTCAGGCAGGCCGTGCGCAGCGCCGCTTCGGCCGTGTCCAGCGACACCCCGCGCTCGCGCTGCACGGCCAGCACGTAGCGCGACGTCAGCGCCGAGATCGCGGTGTTGTCTCCCTGCAGCAGAACCAGATTCCGGTACTCACTGGCCGGGGTGGCGAACTCCTGCAGGGCTGGCAGGTCGACGCCGACGGTGTTGTCGTCCGGGCAGTAGGCCACCGGGGCACCCGGCTGCGGGCTGCCGCAGTCGTCGGGGTCCAGGGACAGCGTCGGCGGGTGGGGCAGGTCGAAGATCGTGTCCAGGTCGTCCATCAGCGCGGCCAGCACGGACTCGTCGAGGGTGACATCGACGGACTCGACCTTCCCGTCGGCGCTCATCTCGAGATTGCGGGGCAGGTCTCCGCGGCGCTGGGCCACCTCGGCCTCGTCGATGGCCGCGCAGGTCTGTGCGCCGTTGATGAAGCCCAGTTGGAACGCGCTGATCCGGTCCAGCGCGTTGCCGTGCTCGGCGACGTCGAGCATCTCGGCGACGATCTCGGGCACCAGGGGGTCGCGGATGGTGAGCGCGGCCGCCAGCACGTGGTTGAGCCCGTCGCCGGTGTCCAGGGTGAAGCGCGGCGAATTGCCCTCGACCACCCAACGCTGGTGCGCCCCGGCGAAGCAGTCCGCCTGCTGCTCGATCACCAGCGGCGAGGTGTCCTCTTCGAGCAGTCCGGCCATCCGCTGCACGGCGTGCCCGTACTCGTGGGCGATCAACGCCACCACCGACATGTCCCCGAAGAACTTCTGCCCGACGGGCACCATGACGCCGCGGTCCCAGGCCATCAGGTCCAGCGGCGGGCAGAAGAAGGCGTTGACCAATTTGTAGGTACGCCCGCCGCACACCCGGGGGCTCGACGGGTCGTTCGAGTCGTACGAGACCAACCGTTCGACGGGTTCGAAGTCACCGGGCAAGGCGTCCGCGTAGTGCTGCGACCAGAAGTCGGCGACGTCGTTGACCGCCAGCAGCGCCAACCGGTCGATGTCACCGCCGTCGGTGTGGAGCACCACCCCGACCGGGTCCGGGGCGTCGGCGCGCAGGCCGCTGGGGCCGTCGACGGCGGGCAAGCCGCCCACCCGGAACGGGTCGTAGAGCGGCGAGACCGCCTCGCCGCCGACGGTGCTGCTGCAGCCGGTGAGCAGCCCCGCGGTCACCGCCGCGGCCGTCAGGGTGCTCGCCAGTGCGCGCCCGATTGTCATCGTGTCCCCTCACGGCAGGCCGAATCGTCGGAACAACTATGACTCAGCGGAAGTCCCGCGACCGCGAACCCACCCTCATGTCGATCGGATCCATCCGGTCGGCGACGACGGTGACGGCGCCGCTGGCGTTCTGCACGATGCCGCGGATCACCAGCGCCGGCGCCGTCTGGGCCAGTTTGCGGTACCGCGACCACACCCCGGGTGAGCACAGGATGTTGACCATCCCGGTCTCGTCCTCGAGGTTCAGGAAGGTCACCCCCTGCGCCGTCGCGGGCCGCTGCCGATGGGTGACCGCCCCGGCCACCAGCAGCCGGGTGCCGTCCGGGACGGACAACAGCCGCTCGGCCGGCACCACCCCGCGCGCATCCAGGTCGGCGCGCAGGAACTGCATCGGGTAGCTGTCCGGCGAGATGCCGGTGGCCCAGACGTCGGCGGCCGCCAACTCCAGCGCACTCATCCCGGGCAGCGCCGGAACATGGGACGACGTCCCCACTCCCGGGAGCCGGTCCGGTCGTTCGGCGGCGGCGGCCCCGGCCGCCCACAGCGCCTCGCGGCGGCTGATGCCGAAACAATTCAGCGCGCCCGCCGTCGCCAGGGCCTCGGTCTGCGGCACCGACAGCGGCACCCGGCCGGTGAGGTCCACCAGGGATTCGAACGGGCCGCCCCGGTCGCGCTCGGCCACCAGCCGCTGCGCCAACTCGTCCCCGATGTGCCGCACGGCCCCCAGCCCCAGCCGCACGTCGTCCCCGGCGTTCTCCAGGGTGGCGTGGGCCAGGCTCGCGTTCACGCACGCCCCGTGCACCCGCACCCCGTGCCGGCGGGCATCGGCGACCAATGACTGTGGCGAGTAGAAGCCCATCGGCTGGGCACGCAGCAGCGCGGCGCAGAACGCCGCGGGGTGATGCAGTTTGAGCCACGACGAGTAGAAGACCAGCGAGGCGAAGCTCAGCGCGTGGCTCTCCGGGAAGCCGAAGTTGGCGAACGCCTCCAGCTTCTCGTAGATCCGTTCGGCCAACGGCCCGGCGATCCCGTGTTTTTCGCGCAGACCGTCGTAGAAGCGGCCGCGCAGCCGGCGCATCTTCTCGGTGGAGCGCTTGGAGCCCATGGCCCGGCGCAGCTGGTCGGCCTCGGCCGGCGAGAATCCCGCGCAGTCCACCGCGACCTGCATGAGCTGCTCTTGAAAGAGCGGTATTCCCAAGGTTTTCCGCAGCGCCGGCTCCAGCGACGGATGGTCGTAGGTGACCGGTTCCAGACCGTTGCGACGACGGATGTAGGGGTGTACCGAGCCGCCCTGGATGGGTCCGGGCCGGATCAGCGCGACCTCGACCACCAGGTCGTAGAACTCCCGCGGCTTGAGCCTGGGCAGCGTGGCCATCTGGGCGCGCGATTCGACCTGGAACACCCCGACGGAGTCGGCGCGCTGCAGCATCTCGTAGACCGCCGGCTCGGAGAGGTCCAGTTTGGCGAAGTCCACCTCGATGCCCTTGTGCTCGGCCAGCAGGTCCACCGCATAGTGCAGGGCGGAGAGCATGCCCAGGCCCAGCAGATCGAACTTCACCAGACCGATGGCCGCGCAGTCGTCCTTATCCCATTGCAGCACACTGCGGTTGGCCATCCGCGCCCATTCCACCGGGCAGACGTCGGCGATCGGCCGATCGCAGATGACCATCCCGCCGGAGTGGATGCCCATATGCCGCGGCAGGTTCTTGATCTCGGTGGCCAGCTCGATCACCTGCGCCGGGATGTCGGCCACGTCCGGCGCCTCGGCCAGGCCGTTCCACCGGCTGATCTGCTTGCTCCACGCATCCTGCTGGCCCTGCGAGAAGCCCAGTGCGCGGGCCATGTCCCGCACCGCGCTGCGGCCGCGGTAGGTGATGACGTTGGCGACCTGCGCGGCGTAGTCGCGGCCGTAGCGGTCGTAGACGTACTGGATCACCAGTTCCCGCTGATCCGATTCGATGTCGATGTCGATGT
This DNA window, taken from Mycolicibacterium sp. MU0050, encodes the following:
- a CDS encoding sensor histidine kinase, with translation MFDKPPAFNEPLGSDLDALPADPFAAEAEPSTEAAPAKRPGRFSPQNWPVRWKVFAIALLPLLLAAVFGGFRIYSSFTEARDLRLAADRAELVPAIIDYMSALEEALFTVPSMAASEEVQANFEARRAELLAQTDDDISDEVRQAVTTLTEQGQELVANAGPSPAELPGRVTDFAPLLLSSETAITGSVGVEDAAVRRQADGLARAVGTHGQMMIQRLLVQRGAELPEPYVRSSMIALAGTEPSNVTGVSALLGNNSEEAAELRRQMVLRLSMMADPAVPVVGSQTMLTSLDATDAIARDVIDNVTPAMIATVDGAADAQRNDAIRDAVLVVAAILVALLIVWWVARSLIRPLRTLRDGALKIAHEDLAAGVERVKAGDEREPDPLPIYTTEEVGQLAHAVDELHTQALLLAGDEARLRVMVNDMFETLSRRNKTLVDQQLSLIDRLERNEEDPERLDSLFRLDHLATRMRRNGANLLVLAGAQVGREQGQPVPLNSLINAAASEVEDYQRVETGMVPDCSVIAAAAGDSVHLLAELIDNALQYSPPTSRVRVTAVQTSDSGVLIDINDAGLGMTDADLRIANMRLNAGGEVTPDNTRHMGLFVVGRLARQHGMTVRLLPGATGTGTIAQVYLPPELLDGYAPAPRATEPAPFADFGAFADPEDQPAVAVQAEAIAPEVPEAVEPEVPEAVEPEVPEPVTEPAAAAEPAPDDDFDIRYEPDSEPADGEASVSVLPRRTPGSSAIATPRDHLFTEVGADQPARPAEEWWTSASDSPEPAPVEAPSNTAGFFASRRRARQQPPPEPEALDEALEEVLDDDLDEDAPELIVDDTESEEPVAADGPEADAADDVAPAQEAAAPAADEAGDVPEAVEAPEVEGAREAEDTAGTGSIDLSDMDRLADEMAPVTGPIPVGSVDLIYQNMVSEWLDPAEVQQLAVPQDWKSVWDNGWAAAADAENVPIEKRTGQGLPVRAPGARLIPGGATPPGQADQAQEEAEDSKADAESNDSHPGRDPQAIRASMSNHFGGVRAARSHARNTTQGLDEQ
- a CDS encoding tRNA (cytidine(34)-2'-O)-methyltransferase, producing MFALLFYSPRIAPNTGNAIRMVSGTGADLHLVEPLGFDLSEPKLRRAGLDYHDLASVSVHASLAAAWDVLMPARVYAFTAHAETSFADISYRSGDVLMFGPEPTGLDAQTLADPHITATVRIPMLAGRRSMNLSNAAAVAVYEAWRQNGFAGAE
- a CDS encoding nitroreductase family protein; the protein is MSLNLSFDEVLTTTRSVRKRLDFDKPVPRDVIMECLELALQAPTGSNAQGWQWVFVEDAAKKKALADIYRSNATPYLDLPKPERGDIRDQQLDAVQSSAKYLNENFEKAPVLMIPCLEGRPDGAPAGMSAPFWGSLLPAVWSFMLALRSRGLGSAWTTLHLIGDGEKQAAELLGIPFDQYAQGGLFPIAYTKGTEFKRAQRLPAEQLTHWDSW
- a CDS encoding neutral zinc metallopeptidase, whose product is MTIGRALASTLTAAAVTAGLLTGCSSTVGGEAVSPLYDPFRVGGLPAVDGPSGLRADAPDPVGVVLHTDGGDIDRLALLAVNDVADFWSQHYADALPGDFEPVERLVSYDSNDPSSPRVCGGRTYKLVNAFFCPPLDLMAWDRGVMVPVGQKFFGDMSVVALIAHEYGHAVQRMAGLLEEDTSPLVIEQQADCFAGAHQRWVVEGNSPRFTLDTGDGLNHVLAAALTIRDPLVPEIVAEMLDVAEHGNALDRISAFQLGFINGAQTCAAIDEAEVAQRRGDLPRNLEMSADGKVESVDVTLDESVLAALMDDLDTIFDLPHPPTLSLDPDDCGSPQPGAPVAYCPDDNTVGVDLPALQEFATPASEYRNLVLLQGDNTAISALTSRYVLAVQRERGVSLDTAEAALRTACLTGFAQQAMAERVPGRQLVLSAGDVDEAVAGLLVNGIAASNVTGATVPAGFTRIVAYRSGLLGDLELCYSRFG